The proteins below come from a single Ailuropoda melanoleuca isolate Jingjing chromosome 1, ASM200744v2, whole genome shotgun sequence genomic window:
- the NACAD gene encoding NAC-alpha domain-containing protein 1 encodes MPGEAARAEPLLPEAGRPGPRTESSCDVAVATTPRGDRLEHCALTPGPSALALEFLPSKPGARPPPEGASWDAGPGGTPSAWVVPAEGDPSPGPPEAQPAGGPPPATLEPRIVMGEETRRVPQPSRAALPELRDREGGYRSLDPSPELCSQGDPPVPCPAPDPDSYFTPPSTPTETASALLLGPGPRREAREAPAEPGDSPPASPSGSYITADGDSWASSLSCSLSLLAPAEGLDVPSGWGFSPPGSVADEQELPPMGLPGPPSPESSISADSSSSWGQEGHFFELDFLANDPMIPAALLPFRGSLIVQVEAVEVTPRAPEDDEQEEDIPVPGEDPAGEGEDDSTFASSLQSLSDLSITEGMDEAFAFRDDTSAASSDPDSASYAGADDERLYSEEPHARPAALLPDSPGEPAPAVSEGGAGRATESQEPGAQVPEAGHASGQASAAAAAPHTPQEAPGLTLVTPQAWGEEADSALGPTPIAAGTAQPLREDDSTALGPGPWTTPEEGALTPSPDSLQNPEKEAGQDPDSVIPPLPPQDVGLPSGQAPTAEVSPVPQPGEADRTSPQDPDSVATLLSLQDEGLPSGQGTPTEARLQTLQVDAGCVPAIEPVVTAAQQEGRVTLELRPAPEERDTSCTGGPEPPAWDQAQLDGPEPAADAGTPWASWGTAGAFKPAVEALDSPRPATEAPETPEPATEALQHPKPATEAVEFPEPDTEATNCPKPVTEAPECPEPVTEAVECLESATEALECPEPAMEAPEHSKPATEAPECPEPATEAIECLESAIEALEYPEPATEALKCPQPAMEAPECPEPATEAPEYSETTTEALEHSEPATEDPEHPEPATEAPECPELATEDPEFPEPATEALEHSEPAMEDPEHPEPVTEAPKWPEPATEAPECLEPATEAPEHSEPATEAPELPELTTEASECPELATEAPEHPEPATEALEHSEPAMEAPELPELIMESPEVPEPATEAPECPEPVSEAPECLEPATEAPECPEPATEALEHSEPATEAPEFPESATEALEHSEPAMEDPECPEPAMETPEYSEPATEDSECSEPTTETPECPEPATEAPGHPEPATEALEHFEPATQAPEHPEPATEAPERPEPATEAPERPEPATEAPERPEPATEAPERPEPATEAPERPEPATEAPERPEPATEVPERPEPATEALEHSEPATEVPEYSELATEDLECPKLATEALEHPECTTEAPEHPERTTEAPELPELTTEAPERPDLATEAPERPEPAAEAPERPEPAAEAPELPELAAEAPERPDLAAGPGTPRACLGGPGTPRACLGGPGTPRACLGSPGMPRACHRPSKEAPGGENQGAGGLESAPQGARKAPGDCGPEVHPAACPEVGHAWPQSPAEEGEANPEPRSPVAVASEAGLGSCSEFPPRSVPRPGRRCPKEPGPTSPAPSQQPEPMLGRGSGEWMQIAPGSPSSSPPQAPKSPARVLPSVPQDRLLSPEPSVPGVPTEAAPYPMAPLTSCPCQGPREDSAEGKEPLGSLGLQPPRAGAQRAVAAFSGTTKPPGAGHRVSLPPHSPLLSPKMAPTGDTHAKDQAWRISPPCQVPPSPRGLLAAEQQDDQDSLEEDSPPRAPGSGQHSDSHGESSAELEEQDLSGAQTAQCPAQAPAGGSSEETVAKAKQSRSEKKARKAMSKLGLRQIQGVTRITIQKSKNILFVIAKPDVFKSPASDTYVVFGEAKIEDLSQQVHRAAAEKFKVPTEPSALVPESAPGPLVRPECEEEEEEEEEEEVDEAGLELRDIELVMAQANVSRARAVRALRDNQSDIVNAIMELTM; translated from the exons ATGCCTGGGGAGGCTGCCCGCGCCGAGCCGCTGCTGCCGGAGGCGGGCAGGCCCGGGCCCCGCACAG AGTCATCCTGTGATGTGGCCGTGGCCACCACCCCGAGAGGGGACCGGCTGGAGCACTGTGCCCTGACCCCCGGACCCAGCGCCCTGGCCCTGGAGTTTCTGCCCAGCAAGCCGGGTGCCCGGCCCCCGCCAGAGGGAGCCAGCTGGGACGCAGGGCCAGGCGGCACCCCCTCGGCCTGGGTGGTCCCCGCAGAAGGCGACCCCAGCCCGGGGCCCCCCGAGGCCCAGCCTGCCGGGGGtcctcccccagccaccctggAGCCCCGGATCGTGATGGGCGAGGAGACCCGCCGGGTGCCCCAGCCATCCAGGGCAGCCCTGCCAGAGCTCAGGGACCGGGAGGGTGGGTATCGCAGCCTGGACCCATCCCCCGAGTTGTGTTCTCAGGGTGACCCTCCTGTGCCTtgccctgccccagaccctgaCTCCTACTTCAcgccaccctccacccccacggAGACCGCCTCTGCCCTGCTCCTTGGCCCTGGGCCCCGCAGGGAGGCCCGGGAGGCCCCAGCCGAGCCAGGGGACTCCCCGCCTGCCTCACCCTCGGGCTCCTACATCACGGCAGATGGGGACAGCTGGGCCTCGTCCCTGTCCTGTTCCCTGAGCCTGCTGGCCCCGGCTGAAGGGCTGGACGTCCCCTCAGGCTGGGGCTTCTCCCCACCGGGCTCTGTGGCCGACGAGCAGGAGCTGCCTCCCATGGGGCTCCCCGGCCCCCCGTCCCCAGAGTCCAGCATCTCGGCCGACAGCAGCTCTTCCTGGGGCCAGGAGGGCCACTTCTTCGAGCTGGACTTCCTGGCCAATGACCCCATGATCCCTGCCGCTCTCCTGCCCTTCCGAGGCAGCCTCATCGTCCAGGTGGAGGCCGTGGAGGTGACGCCGAGGGCCCCCGAGGATGACGAGCAGGAGGAGGACATCCCTGTCCCTGGAGAGGACCCAGCCGGGGAGGGCGAGGACGACAGCACGTTTGCATCCTCCCTGCAGTCCCTGTCTGACCTCTCCATCACCGAGGGCATGGACGAGGCCTTCGCCTTCCGGGACGACACCTCGGCGGCCTCCTCTGACCCTGACTCGGCCTCCTATGCAGGGGCCGACGACGAGAGGCTGTACAGCGAAGAGCCCCACGCGCGGCCCGCCGCCCTGCTCCCGGACAGCCCTGGTGAGCCTGCTCCCGCGGTCTCCGAGGGAGGGGCTGGCCGAGCCACCGAAAGCCAAGAGCCGGGCGCGCAGGTCCCCGAGGCAGGCCATGCCTCAGGCCAGGCATCCGCTGCTGCCGCAGCCCCTCACACCCCGCAGGAAGCCCCAGGCCTCACCTTGGTGACCCCCCAGGCCTGGGGGGAGGAGGCGGATTCCGCCCTGGGTCCGACACCTATTGCCGCGGGCACAGCTCAGCCCCTACGGGAGGATGACAGCACTGCCTTAGGCCCAGGGCCTTGGACAACGCCAGAAGAGGGAGCCCTCACTCCAAGCCCAGACTCTCTGCAGAACCcggagaaagaagcaggccagGACCCTGACTCTGTgatcccacccctgcccccgcaGGACGTGGGCCTCCCCTCAGGCCAGGCACCCACCGCTGAGGTCAGCCCTGTGCCCCAGCCAGGAGAAGCAGACAGGACctcaccccaggaccctgactcTGTGGCCACACTTCTGTCCCTGCAGGACGAAGGCCTTCCCTCAGGCCAGGGGACCCCCACTGAGGCTAGGCTTCAGACCCTGCAGGTAGATGCAGGCTGCGTGCCAGCAATCGAGCCTGTGGTCACTGCAGCCCAGCAGGAAGGACGAGTGACCTTGGAACTGAGGCCAGCACCTGAGGAGAGGGACACAAGCTGCACTGGAGGCCCAGAGCCTCCAGCCTGGGACCAGGCCCAGCTGGATGGCCCAGAGCCAGCTGCAGACGCCGGGACACCCTGGGCATCATGGGGAACTGCAGGCGCCTTCAAGCCTGCCGTGGAAGCCCTGGATTCCCCCAGGCCTGCCACAGAGGCCCCAGAGACCCCTGAGCCTGCCACAGAGGCCCTGCAACACCCCAAGCCTGCCACAGAGGCTGTGGAATTCCCTGAACCTGACACAGAGGCCACAAATTGCCCCAAGCCTGTCACGGAGGCCCCAGAATGCCCAGAGCCTGTCACAGAGGCTGTAGAATGCCTGGAGTCTGCCACAGAGGCTCTGGAATGCCCAGAGCCTGCCATGGAGGCCCCAGAACATTCCAAGCCTGCCACAGAAGCCCCAGAATGCCCAGAACCTGCCACGGAGGCTATAGAATGCCTGGAGTCTGCCATAGAGGCCCTGGAATACCCTGAGCCTGCCACTGAGGCCCTGAAATGCCCACAGCCTGCCATGGAGGCCCCAGAATGCCCAGAGCCTGCCACAGAGGCCCCAGAATACTCTGAGACTACCACTGAGGCTCTGGAACATTCTGAGCCTGCCACAGAGGACCCAGAACACCCAGAGCCTGCCACGGAGGCCCCAGAATGCCCAGAGCTTGCCACAGAGGACCCGGAATTCCCTGAGCCTGCCACTGAGGCCCTGGAACATTCTGAGCCTGCCATGGAGGACCCAGAACACCCAGAGCCTGTTACAGAAGCCCCGAAATGGCCAGAGCCTGCCACGGAAGCCCCGGAATGCCTAGAGCCTGCCACAGAGGCCCCGGAACATTCTGAGCCTGCCACGGAGGCCCCAGAACTCCCAGAGCTTACCACAGAGGCCTCAGAATGCCCAGAGCTTGCCACAGAGGCCCCAGAACACCCAGAGCCTGCCACAGAGGCCCTGGAACATTCTGAGCCTGCCATGGAGGCCCCAGAACTCCCAGAGCTTATCATGGAGTCCCCAGAAGTCCCAGAGCCTGCCACGGAGGCCCCAGAATGCCCAGAGCCTGTCTCGGAGGCCCCAGAATGCCTAGAGCCTGCCACAGAGGCCCCGGAATGCCCTGAGCCTGCCACTGAGGCCCTGGAACATTCTGAGCCTGCCACGGAGGCCCCGGAATTCCCTGAGTCTGCCACTGAGGCCCTGGAACATTCTGAGCCTGCCATGGAGGACCCAGAATGCCCAGAGCCTGCCATGGAGACCCCAGAATATTCTGAGCCTGCCACAGAGGACTCAGAATGCTCAGAGCCTACCACAGAGACCCCAGAATGCCCAGAGCCTGCCACAGAAGCCCCAGGACACCCTGAGCCTGCCACTGAGGCCCTGGAACATTTTGAGCCTGCCACACAGGCCCCAGAACACCCAGAGCCTGCCACGGAGGCCCCGGAACGCCCAGAGCCTGCCACGGAGGCCCCGGAACGCCCAGAGCCTGCCACGGAGGCCCCGGAACGCCCAGAGCCTGCCACGGAGGCCCCGGAACGCCCAGAGCCTGCCACGGAGGCCCCGGAACGCCCAGAGCCTGCCACGGAGGCCCCGGAACGCCCAGAGCCTGCCACGGAGGTCCCGGAACGCCCAGAGCCTGCCACGGAGGCCCTGGAACATTCTGAGCCTGCCACAGAGGTCCCAGAATACTCAGAGCTTGCCACAGAGGACCTGGAATGCCCAAAGCTTGCCACGGAGGCCCTGGAACACCCAGAGTGTACCACGGAGGCCCCGGAACACCCAGAGCGTACCACGGAGGCCCCGGAACTCCCAGAGCTTACCACGGAGGCCCCGGAACGCCCAGACCTTGCCACGGAGGCCCCGGAACGCCCAGAGCCTGCCGCGGAGGCCCCGGAACGCCCAGAGCCTGCCGCGGAGGCCCCGGAACTCCCAGAGCTTGCCGCGGAGGCCCCGGAACGCCCAGACCTTGCCGCGGGCCCCGGAACGCCCAGAGCCTGTCTCGGAGGCCCCGGAACGCCCAGAGCCTGTCTCGGAGGCCCCGGAACGCCCAGAGCCTGTCTTGGAAGCCCCGGAATGCCCAGAGCCTGCCACAGGCCCTCC AAGGAGGCCCCAGGGGGTGAAAATCAGGGGGCTGGAGGCCTCGAGTCAGCACCCCAGGGTGCCAGGAAGGCTCCTGGGGATTGTGGCCCAGAGGTACACCCTGCTGCGTGCCCCGAGGTTGGCCATGCATGGCCCCAGAGCCCAGCggaggagggagaagccaacCCCGAGCCCAGGTCTCCTGTTGCTGTGGCCTCAGAAGCTGGACTGGGCTCCTGCTCCGAGTTTCCACCGAGGTCTGTGCCCAGGCCTGGCAGGCGCTGCCCCAAAGAGCCTGGCCCCACCTCTCCAGCACCCTCTCAGCAGCCGGAGCCCATGCTGGGCCGGGGCAGTGGAGAGTGGATGCAAATAGCACCCGGAAGCCCCAGCTCGTCCCCCCCACAAGCCCCCAAAAGCCCTGCCAGGGTCCTGCCCAGCGTGCCCCAAGACAGGCTTCTCAGCCCAGAGCCCTCCGTTCCTGGGGTCCCCACAGAGGCAGCCCCATACCCCATGGCACCCCTCACCTCCTGCCCTTGCCAGGGCCCCAGGGAAGACTCAGCAGAGGGCAAGGAGCCCCTgggctctctgggcctccagcctCCACGGGCAGGAGCCCAACGGGCAGTGGCTGCCTTCTCAGGAACCACGAAACCTCCTGGGGCTGGGCACCGGGTCAGcctcccaccccattcccccctcctcagccccaagATGGCCCCCACAGGGGACACCCATGCCAAAGACCAGGCCTGGCGGATCTCACCCCCCTGCCAAGTGCCTCCCAGCCCTCGAGGGCTCCTGGCCGCCGAGCAGCAGGATGACCAGGACAGCCTGGAAGAAG ACTCGCCACCGAGGGCTCCGGGATCCGGCCAGCACTCGGACAGCCACGGGGAGTCGTCGGCAGAGCTGGAGGAACAGGACCTCTCGGGAGCGCAGACAGCACAGTGCCCAGCCCAG GCCCCGGCAGGTGGCAGCAGCGAGGAGACCGTGGCCAAAGCCAAGCAGAGTCGCAGTGAGAAGAAGGCCCGAAAG GCGATGTCCAAGCTGGGCCTGCGGCAAATCCAGGGGGTCACCAGGATCACCATCCAGAAGTCCAAGAACATCTTGTTTGTCATCGCCAAGCCCGACGTCTTCAAGAGCCCGGCCTCGGACACCTACGTGGTCTTCGGCGAGGCCAAG ATCGAGGACCTGTCCCAGCAAGTGCACAGAGCTGCTGCCGAGAAGTTCAAAGTGCCCACGGAGCCTTCCGCCCTGGTCCCTGAGTCCGCGCCCGGGCCGCTGGTGAGGCCGGagtgtgaggaggaggaagaggaagaggaggaggaggag GTGGATGAGGCGGGGCTGGAGCTCCGTGACATTGAGCTGGTGATGGCACAGGCCAACGTGTCGAGGGCCAGGGCCGTACGAGCCCTGAGGGACAACCAGAGCGACATCGTCAACGCCATCATG GAGCTCACCATGTAG